Proteins encoded within one genomic window of Armatimonadota bacterium:
- a CDS encoding archaemetzincin family Zn-dependent metalloprotease, giving the protein MVLKIYLQPINSTNRKVLNRLVSALESVFHMPIEVLDAIPMPPGAFNPTRRQYHSTKILHFLKDNLPPDAFRLVGITEADLYVPQLNFVFGEAVMEGEVAIISLHRLYPEFYGLPGNEELLEERAIKEAVHELGHTFGLGHCVNPKCVMYFSNSISDTDRKSAEFCQECHARLIKFMNLQLQNN; this is encoded by the coding sequence ATGGTGCTAAAAATATATCTACAGCCTATTAATAGTACCAACCGAAAGGTGCTCAATAGGCTTGTGAGCGCATTGGAATCAGTATTTCACATGCCTATTGAGGTGCTCGATGCAATACCGATGCCTCCCGGCGCATTCAATCCTACGCGAAGACAATATCATTCAACTAAAATACTTCATTTTCTTAAGGACAATCTACCGCCTGATGCATTTAGGCTTGTTGGAATAACAGAAGCTGATTTGTATGTTCCTCAACTGAACTTCGTTTTTGGTGAAGCAGTGATGGAAGGCGAGGTTGCAATAATATCCCTTCATCGTCTTTATCCAGAGTTCTATGGACTTCCTGGAAACGAAGAACTTCTGGAAGAGCGCGCAATCAAGGAGGCTGTTCATGAGCTAGGACATACTTTTGGTCTTGGCCATTGTGTGAACCCAAAATGTGTAATGTATTTCTCGAATAGCATAAGCGATACTGATCGTAAGTCAGCCGAATTCTGTCAGGAATGTCATGCTCGCTTGATAAAGTTTATGAACTTACAGCTTCAAAATAACTAA
- a CDS encoding HD-GYP domain-containing protein, translating into MYTVPDSPPFAREDLNLLRMLATHASMGVVNAGLYKELHDRFLKTLQSLARSLEARDPYTQGHSYRVSEISVLVAKQLGLSPQSTEALRNAALLHDIGKIGVPDNVLRKPGKLTAEERLIIQTHPITGENICRPLDMGEEVLFLIRHHQERLNGTGYPDQLPAYQQPLSLRILCAVDALDAMSSDRPYRKALSAAERVEQLDKGAGIEFDRQVVEVLKSLLSSGELDRFYSSIKDEEMLKAA; encoded by the coding sequence GTGTATACGGTTCCTGACTCACCGCCATTTGCGCGCGAAGATCTTAACCTTCTCCGAATGTTGGCGACCCACGCTTCAATGGGCGTCGTAAACGCAGGTCTTTATAAAGAACTCCATGACAGATTCCTAAAAACACTCCAATCACTTGCAAGAAGCTTGGAAGCACGGGACCCCTACACACAAGGTCATTCATATAGGGTATCAGAAATTTCAGTGCTTGTTGCCAAACAACTTGGTTTATCTCCCCAGTCTACAGAGGCACTACGGAATGCTGCATTGCTCCATGACATAGGAAAGATTGGAGTGCCAGATAATGTGTTGCGTAAGCCAGGAAAACTCACTGCAGAGGAACGCCTAATAATACAAACTCATCCTATTACCGGTGAGAATATTTGCCGTCCGCTTGACATGGGGGAAGAGGTTCTTTTCTTAATTCGCCACCACCAGGAACGCCTCAATGGAACAGGGTACCCAGACCAGCTGCCCGCATATCAGCAACCCTTATCGCTTAGGATACTCTGTGCTGTTGATGCGCTTGATGCAATGAGTTCCGACCGCCCATACAGGAAAGCATTGAGCGCAGCGGAGAGGGTAGAGCAATTAGATAAAGGAGCAGGGATTGAGTTTGATCGCCAAGTAGTAGAAGTCTTGAAATCTTTGCTATCATCAGGTGAACTTGACCGCTTTTACTCCTCAATCAAGGATGAAGAAATGCTCAAGGCCGCTTAA
- the lnt gene encoding apolipoprotein N-acyltransferase: MGVFRVFACFLSGVALSLAFPRANQHWLAWVALSPLMYFVCNSKLRASLACGFAFGFGFFASHLYWILIFGKLPWALLAIFQSLFVLLWVILANVLGRPLGAWGRLFLLPALWICCEWFRSIGMMGFTWGDIGYSQHSFLPFIQIAAITGVWGVSFLVALVNSTLANVANGKLFKAQAVIVAVVLAAVLAYGVIILQTGETSSKKFRAAAVQGNIDQDVPQDYLYIERTLRTYRELTRQVSREGARLIVWPETAVPGNPGTDYYLQAFLSTLAADSNAYLLVGAHNEDEDGKCFNCGFLIAPGRGIIAKYAKVHLVPFGEFVPARKYLPFLSYYRVTPVDLSPGPGFNILTGGPHKLGLAICFESIFPEISRKLASAGAEVLCVITNDAWFKRTAAAEQHAVKSVFRAIENRRYLIRAASTGVSCIIDPHGRILAKKGIFEPGTIIADVSPIDKKTFYTRMGDWFVYFCFGITIVFGLFVLFRSYSKLKSKEEI; this comes from the coding sequence ATGGGGGTCTTTCGGGTATTTGCATGCTTCCTGTCGGGAGTGGCTTTGTCACTTGCATTTCCCAGAGCAAATCAACATTGGCTGGCGTGGGTGGCGCTTTCACCTCTCATGTATTTTGTCTGCAATTCGAAATTACGCGCATCACTCGCATGCGGATTTGCTTTTGGTTTTGGTTTTTTTGCAAGCCATTTGTATTGGATTTTAATTTTTGGAAAGTTACCATGGGCATTACTTGCTATTTTTCAGTCGCTTTTCGTCTTATTATGGGTCATTTTAGCGAACGTTTTAGGAAGGCCTCTTGGCGCATGGGGAAGATTATTTCTCCTACCAGCGCTTTGGATCTGCTGCGAATGGTTTCGGTCAATAGGAATGATGGGCTTCACTTGGGGCGACATTGGCTATAGTCAACACTCTTTCCTCCCATTTATACAAATCGCCGCAATTACAGGAGTCTGGGGCGTTTCTTTTCTTGTTGCGTTAGTGAACTCCACGTTGGCAAATGTGGCAAATGGAAAGCTGTTCAAAGCCCAGGCTGTTATCGTGGCAGTGGTGTTAGCCGCAGTTTTAGCTTACGGAGTTATTATTTTGCAAACAGGTGAAACCTCCTCAAAAAAGTTTCGAGCTGCGGCGGTTCAAGGAAACATAGACCAAGATGTACCTCAGGATTACTTGTACATTGAGCGAACTTTGCGTACCTATCGTGAACTCACAAGGCAAGTTAGCCGTGAAGGTGCGCGTTTGATAGTATGGCCTGAAACTGCCGTTCCCGGCAATCCGGGGACTGATTACTATCTTCAGGCGTTTCTGTCTACTTTGGCAGCCGATTCCAATGCATATCTGCTTGTTGGCGCTCACAATGAAGATGAAGATGGCAAGTGTTTTAATTGTGGATTCTTGATTGCTCCTGGAAGAGGAATTATAGCAAAATATGCAAAAGTACATCTTGTTCCGTTTGGCGAGTTTGTTCCGGCAAGAAAGTATCTGCCTTTTCTTTCATACTACCGGGTGACGCCTGTTGACCTTTCGCCTGGGCCAGGTTTCAACATATTAACAGGCGGACCTCATAAATTGGGGCTTGCAATTTGTTTCGAGTCCATTTTCCCAGAAATCTCTCGAAAACTTGCCTCTGCGGGTGCAGAAGTTTTGTGTGTAATAACAAATGATGCATGGTTCAAGCGAACTGCTGCTGCTGAACAACATGCTGTAAAGTCGGTATTCCGTGCCATTGAGAATAGGCGCTACCTAATTCGTGCTGCGTCGACAGGAGTCTCTTGTATTATTGACCCGCACGGGAGAATCCTTGCCAAAAAAGGGATATTTGAGCCGGGCACAATCATAGCGGATGTTAGTCCAATAGACAAAAAGACCTTTTATACTCGAATGGGGGATTGGTTCGTTTATTTTTGTTTTGGAATAACAATCGTCTTCGGATTGTTTGTTTTATTTCGAAGTTACTCAAAATTAAAGAGCAAGGAGGAAATATGA
- a CDS encoding SEC-C metal-binding domain-containing protein, producing the protein MDFKYMGIISWLLSGNEREIARLRKIVDKINAYEPEYELLTDEQLRAKTDEFKARLANGETLDDILPEAFAVVREASKRTIGLRHFDVQMIGGIVLHQGRIAEMKTGEGKTLVATLPLYLNALEGKGAHLVTVNDYLAKFHAQWMGPIYDFLGLTVGALQGSNAETGELEASYIFDRNYVNEEEPVYPNLRRVDKRTAYMADITYGTNHVFGFDYLRDNLAFSLEELVQRELHYAIVDEVDSILIDEARTPLIISGQAQQSTDLYYKMDRIVARLVPEKDYTVDEKARTAMLTDEGIRKIEQGMGVENLADDPALMHHANAALKARTIFKRDVDYVVRDNQVIIVDEFTGRLMFGRRWGDGLHQAVEAKENVKIEHESQTLAKITYQNYFRLYKKLAGMTGTAKTEEEEFRKIYGLDVVVIPTHKPMIRVDYPDVIYKTEEAKFRGITAEILRLYCRQQPVLVGTRSIEKSEILSSRLAPERLQLLAAVFVLKSKLNEARDIEAEKKREYIALLNTKFGELTLGRLLPMARTLGVSLDMLAPENVERFASLIGVQNPEEVERLRQSLAEGVPHNVLNAKYHEREAQIIAEAGRLGAVTIATNMAGRGVDIILGGKPEGSTANRNPEAEKVVALGGLAIIGSERHESRRIDNQLRGRSGRQGDPGCSRFYCSLEDELWRVFGDKSKSVLLNSWQEDEPIDWKPLSKMIELTQKRMESYHFSIRKHVLQYDDVMNVQREVIYSQRRKILEGVNLKPTIIEYLHSTISNAINMYCPEGVHPSEWDTDTLFEVLDEIFPLSVYARPADLKGKKRDELEEFLNAVGDRTYEDREQLLGAEVMRDLERQIALRAINNKWIDHLDAMDYLEEGIGMRGYAGIDPVIAFKKEAYEMFQQMLESIQDEILRMVFRVQVKVVQEPYRNPFRNITMYGGEYIPAMDVAEERDNGRSSAQSTIQRKHKVGRNDPCPCGSGKKYKKCCLGKEG; encoded by the coding sequence ATGGATTTTAAATATATGGGAATCATAAGCTGGTTATTAAGTGGAAATGAACGAGAAATCGCTAGGCTTCGAAAGATAGTCGACAAGATTAACGCCTATGAGCCAGAGTATGAGTTGCTCACAGACGAGCAACTTCGTGCGAAAACTGATGAGTTCAAGGCTCGGCTTGCTAATGGCGAAACACTTGACGACATTCTTCCAGAAGCCTTTGCTGTTGTTCGGGAAGCAAGCAAGCGTACTATTGGGCTGAGGCATTTCGATGTCCAAATGATTGGTGGAATAGTCTTGCACCAGGGCCGCATCGCGGAAATGAAAACTGGTGAAGGTAAGACTTTAGTTGCCACCCTTCCCCTTTACTTAAATGCTCTTGAAGGCAAAGGAGCACACTTAGTAACAGTTAATGATTACCTAGCTAAATTCCATGCGCAGTGGATGGGTCCCATTTACGATTTTCTAGGTCTAACTGTTGGGGCTTTGCAAGGCTCAAATGCAGAAACAGGCGAGCTGGAGGCTTCTTATATTTTTGATAGAAATTACGTTAACGAAGAGGAACCAGTCTACCCAAATCTGCGTCGTGTGGATAAAAGAACGGCTTACATGGCCGACATAACCTATGGTACAAACCACGTCTTTGGTTTTGATTACCTGAGAGATAACCTTGCTTTCTCGCTAGAAGAGCTCGTCCAAAGGGAGCTTCATTACGCAATTGTAGACGAAGTTGACAGCATCCTAATCGACGAAGCTCGAACGCCGTTAATTATTTCTGGGCAAGCCCAGCAGTCGACCGACCTTTACTACAAGATGGACCGTATTGTTGCACGCCTGGTGCCTGAGAAAGACTATACGGTTGATGAAAAAGCCCGGACGGCGATGTTGACAGATGAGGGCATCAGGAAAATAGAGCAAGGAATGGGTGTTGAGAACCTTGCTGATGATCCAGCATTGATGCACCATGCAAATGCTGCACTTAAAGCAAGGACTATTTTCAAGCGTGATGTTGACTATGTTGTTCGAGACAATCAGGTAATCATAGTTGACGAGTTTACCGGACGTTTGATGTTCGGCCGTCGTTGGGGCGATGGATTACATCAAGCTGTTGAAGCAAAAGAGAATGTCAAAATTGAGCACGAAAGCCAAACGCTTGCGAAAATTACATATCAGAATTATTTCCGACTATACAAAAAACTCGCTGGCATGACGGGCACAGCGAAGACCGAAGAAGAAGAGTTTCGCAAAATATATGGACTTGATGTTGTAGTCATCCCGACGCACAAGCCAATGATTCGGGTAGACTACCCGGATGTAATTTATAAGACCGAAGAAGCGAAATTCCGAGGCATCACGGCAGAAATTCTTCGGCTATATTGTCGACAGCAGCCGGTATTAGTTGGCACACGCTCAATTGAAAAATCGGAAATTTTAAGCTCGCGACTTGCACCTGAACGTCTGCAGCTATTGGCAGCAGTTTTTGTGCTTAAATCAAAGCTTAATGAAGCTCGCGATATTGAAGCCGAGAAAAAGCGGGAATACATAGCCTTGCTAAATACAAAGTTTGGCGAATTGACTCTAGGACGCCTGCTACCGATGGCAAGGACACTTGGAGTTTCCTTGGACATGCTAGCGCCGGAAAATGTAGAACGATTTGCTTCATTAATCGGCGTGCAAAATCCTGAAGAAGTAGAACGACTAAGGCAAAGCCTTGCCGAAGGCGTTCCACATAATGTCCTGAACGCGAAATATCATGAGCGAGAGGCGCAGATAATTGCCGAGGCCGGCCGCCTTGGTGCAGTAACAATTGCCACTAATATGGCTGGTCGAGGTGTAGATATTATTTTGGGCGGCAAACCTGAGGGGTCAACTGCTAATCGAAACCCAGAGGCGGAAAAGGTCGTGGCTCTTGGGGGATTGGCGATAATAGGCAGTGAACGACATGAAAGCCGCAGAATTGACAATCAGCTTCGAGGTCGTTCAGGACGTCAGGGAGATCCCGGATGCTCAAGGTTTTACTGTTCGCTTGAAGACGAACTGTGGCGTGTTTTCGGCGATAAATCAAAGAGCGTGCTTCTAAATTCGTGGCAGGAAGACGAGCCGATTGATTGGAAGCCGCTCTCAAAAATGATAGAGCTCACGCAAAAGCGAATGGAGTCATACCATTTCAGTATCCGAAAGCACGTGCTGCAGTATGATGATGTAATGAATGTCCAGCGTGAGGTCATTTACAGTCAGCGCAGAAAAATCCTTGAGGGAGTTAATCTCAAGCCTACAATAATCGAATATCTGCATTCAACAATCAGCAACGCAATTAATATGTACTGTCCCGAAGGAGTACATCCAAGCGAATGGGACACAGATACCTTGTTCGAAGTGCTGGACGAGATATTCCCGCTTTCGGTATATGCAAGGCCAGCTGACTTAAAGGGCAAAAAGCGTGATGAGCTAGAGGAGTTTCTTAATGCAGTAGGCGATAGAACATATGAAGATAGAGAACAACTTCTCGGTGCCGAAGTTATGCGCGACCTTGAGCGACAAATTGCTCTGCGCGCGATAAACAATAAGTGGATAGATCACTTGGATGCAATGGACTATCTGGAAGAGGGCATCGGCATGAGAGGATACGCAGGCATTGACCCGGTCATTGCCTTTAAGAAGGAAGCTTACGAAATGTTCCAGCAGATGCTCGAGAGCATCCAGGATGAGATACTCCGCATGGTATTTCGTGTGCAGGTCAAGGTTGTGCAAGAACCATATAGAAATCCATTCCGCAACATAACCATGTATGGCGGTGAATACATTCCCGCCATGGATGTTGCGGAAGAAAGGGATAATGGCAGGTCGTCTGCTCAAAGCACAATTCAGCGAAAGCATAAGGTCGGCAGAAACGACCCTTGCCCTTGTGGAAGCGGAAAAAAATATAAGAAATGTTGTTTAGGAAAAGAGGGATAG
- a CDS encoding LptF/LptG family permease — translation MKTLDRYILKEMLAPFMVSIFAFIVLLIGRVIYDNLDFIVGKRVPLGLVLRLVAFQLPWVIGIVLPLATLFATSLSVNRLGRDSEITAIRMTGTPLRRIFLPILAVGFVTSLVAFWFGETVTPWANREAQRIVRMIWGLQNAPLIQDNVFFNSENYYFYVQKVERPSQSQVILRNVMVYETPVVGGYPMLMTASWATNKDNLWTLHDGVLRKIGPDGFTEYETKFREVCLNLKRPFSDFWESQYTPEEMSFRDLRRQVALFSQTGRQANEMQVNLHFKLSIPFSCLIFALCAAPLSLKFARSGSYSGILLGIIIMFLYQNNIWLGKALGIGGMVHPVLAGWSQNIIFGLIGIYLIWREE, via the coding sequence ATGAAAACACTAGACCGCTACATCCTAAAAGAGATGCTAGCTCCGTTTATGGTCAGCATATTTGCGTTTATTGTACTGCTGATCGGACGGGTTATCTATGACAACCTCGACTTTATTGTTGGGAAGCGAGTACCATTGGGGTTGGTTTTGCGCTTGGTAGCATTCCAACTGCCGTGGGTTATCGGAATTGTACTGCCTCTTGCTACCCTTTTCGCCACTTCACTTTCCGTAAACCGTCTTGGCCGCGACAGTGAGATAACTGCGATTCGCATGACAGGCACGCCGCTCAGGCGAATATTCTTGCCTATACTAGCGGTTGGTTTTGTTACTAGCTTGGTTGCGTTTTGGTTTGGCGAAACTGTAACCCCATGGGCAAATAGGGAGGCGCAGCGAATTGTACGCATGATTTGGGGACTCCAAAATGCGCCCTTAATTCAAGATAACGTCTTTTTCAATTCCGAGAATTATTATTTCTATGTGCAAAAAGTTGAGCGACCAAGTCAATCGCAGGTAATTCTACGCAATGTTATGGTTTATGAGACTCCAGTTGTTGGTGGGTATCCAATGCTAATGACGGCGTCGTGGGCGACAAATAAAGATAATTTGTGGACTCTGCACGATGGTGTACTTCGCAAAATAGGTCCCGATGGCTTTACAGAATATGAGACAAAATTTCGAGAAGTATGCTTGAATTTGAAGCGGCCGTTTAGCGACTTTTGGGAAAGCCAATATACTCCCGAAGAAATGAGCTTTCGTGACCTTCGAAGGCAAGTTGCATTATTTTCGCAAACTGGTAGGCAAGCAAACGAAATGCAAGTAAACTTGCACTTTAAGCTTTCGATTCCTTTCTCATGCTTGATTTTTGCACTTTGCGCGGCTCCTTTGAGTTTAAAGTTTGCTCGTTCTGGAAGTTATTCTGGTATCCTACTTGGGATTATTATTATGTTCCTTTATCAAAATAACATATGGCTTGGTAAGGCGCTTGGAATAGGTGGAATGGTTCATCCTGTGCTTGCTGGATGGTCACAAAATATAATCTTTGGATTAATTGGCATCTACCTAATTTGGCGGGAAGAGTGA
- a CDS encoding prepilin-type N-terminal cleavage/methylation domain-containing protein, translating to MSRFLRSKVGFSLVELLVVIVVLAILAAIVLPKLVGANTRNKEQELRSCLQLLRNAVQAFYAHTGVYPIRLSDLSATSAPPIGLSEDGYPKPINSAKWRGPYVDSIPADPVSGRPFIYITSKPNVGKIQSSALGNSVDGKPYSEW from the coding sequence GTGAGCAGGTTCTTAAGGTCAAAAGTTGGATTTTCGCTGGTCGAATTGCTAGTTGTCATCGTCGTCCTGGCAATCCTTGCAGCGATTGTACTACCAAAGCTGGTAGGTGCTAACACTAGAAACAAAGAACAAGAATTAAGAAGTTGTCTGCAACTATTGAGGAATGCTGTCCAGGCATTCTATGCACATACAGGAGTGTACCCAATCCGCCTATCGGATTTATCTGCTACATCAGCACCACCAATTGGATTATCTGAAGATGGTTACCCAAAACCCATTAACTCAGCTAAATGGAGAGGACCATATGTTGATTCCATTCCCGCGGATCCGGTTTCAGGCCGCCCGTTTATTTACATTACCTCCAAACCCAATGTAGGAAAGATTCAGAGCAGCGCTTTAGGAAACTCTGTAGATGGAAAACCCTATAGCGAATGGTAG
- a CDS encoding cyclase family protein, which produces MKIIDITLPIRPGMPVYPGDISVEITPIGRISEGASSNLSALKLGTHTGTHVDPPIHMIEGAPTLDSVSLDMLIGECYVCDVGDVPVVDLSVLQASEIPENTTRLLLKTRNSDFWYEEEFRTDFTYLAPDAAQWLVERGTRLIGTDYLSIEKFRCKGHPTHLTLLSAGIVIIEGLDLRNVAAGKYTLICLPLKIEAGDGSPARAVLIESSEAWC; this is translated from the coding sequence ATGAAGATTATTGACATTACCCTTCCAATTAGGCCTGGAATGCCGGTTTATCCAGGTGACATTAGTGTTGAAATTACGCCAATCGGTCGAATATCTGAAGGTGCTAGCTCGAACTTATCGGCTCTTAAGCTTGGGACGCACACGGGCACTCATGTTGACCCACCTATTCACATGATTGAAGGTGCTCCAACTTTGGATAGTGTGTCTCTAGATATGCTGATTGGGGAATGCTATGTGTGCGATGTTGGGGATGTGCCAGTCGTAGATTTGTCGGTGCTACAGGCTTCAGAGATACCAGAAAACACAACCAGGCTATTGCTCAAAACTAGAAATTCCGATTTCTGGTACGAGGAAGAATTCCGAACAGATTTTACATACCTTGCTCCGGATGCTGCTCAGTGGCTTGTCGAACGCGGGACGCGTCTTATCGGAACCGATTATCTCTCCATCGAAAAGTTTCGTTGCAAGGGACATCCTACTCATTTGACATTGCTAAGCGCTGGCATAGTAATCATCGAGGGGTTGGATTTACGCAACGTCGCAGCGGGTAAATACACATTGATTTGCCTGCCTCTAAAAATTGAGGCTGGCGATGGGAGTCCGGCACGAGCAGTATTGATTGAAAGCTCTGAAGCATGGTGCTAA
- a CDS encoding LptA/OstA family protein — MASPAFTEDEDAISLSAGITRWYPEKKVVASGGVEASYKNFKITSDEAEADLETNIAIFKGNVKISTGEYNAQGELLTLNMKTKDWRIEKASSKLEPGSLQGNLQGSAFIHSLVLSSHNENLFVGNGSFTTCDLQQPHYSISAQELAIYPGNKIVARKVSFVGWNKRIFTLNSLVIPIKGFGESFVPQVGSSAEEGMFLKGAYAYTATENAQGFLKLDIMSKRGIGTGIEHSYQTADTTGLISLYYLFDKTVDANNLSGRIQHQQKLGSVNFNFTGDYRQNNYLYFPGTTSQDYNATFSHFENVSSTSLSIRRNMSSGYGNYSSDTISFRHDRRFSNKLSGQFSTDLRTYKSSSFQGIADREMESGFDLRFDDHKFSASLVASKRFDLDGDEFTGDQFYSSLDRLPEISVETDTYRGGMKLPFPARLRFTTGRYHEEPSGVTSDRFMFEMDILGKSYDFGKNELNISAGFRQAFYASDMAQYVLRTNAILTTRFSDYFKTRLAYNYQDPEGYSPFRFDYSGNYNYLRLVMDYEDDEELRWSLATGYDFRQRQYPWHDLTLRLTARPKDIIGYSISAGYNLNISKWRNLVTRIQLGQPDNLALDLGCRYDVELGKIALLRSVFDIPMGNKWRISGLIGWNGFEKKFDYRSIKLTRDLHCWEASLIWTDEVGFRKDRGIRLDFRIKAFPFKERFGIGQYGQAIDPSMGEFYY; from the coding sequence TTGGCTTCACCGGCGTTTACTGAGGATGAAGATGCAATCTCGTTGTCGGCGGGGATTACCCGTTGGTATCCAGAGAAAAAAGTGGTAGCGTCAGGAGGCGTAGAGGCTTCATACAAAAACTTTAAGATTACCTCAGACGAGGCTGAAGCTGATTTAGAGACCAATATTGCTATATTCAAAGGAAATGTAAAAATCTCGACGGGCGAGTATAACGCTCAAGGCGAACTTCTAACGCTAAATATGAAGACCAAGGATTGGAGAATTGAAAAGGCTAGCAGTAAACTCGAACCAGGTTCGCTTCAAGGCAATCTCCAGGGTTCTGCATTTATCCATAGCTTAGTCCTAAGCAGTCATAATGAAAACCTTTTTGTGGGCAATGGGTCATTTACCACTTGCGATCTTCAGCAACCTCACTACAGTATTAGCGCACAAGAGTTGGCAATATACCCAGGCAATAAGATAGTAGCTCGTAAAGTTTCTTTTGTTGGATGGAATAAGCGAATTTTCACTTTGAACTCGCTTGTAATTCCTATAAAAGGCTTTGGTGAAAGTTTTGTGCCGCAAGTGGGGTCTAGCGCCGAAGAGGGCATGTTTCTTAAAGGCGCGTATGCATATACTGCAACAGAAAATGCCCAAGGCTTTCTGAAGTTAGATATTATGTCAAAGCGGGGAATCGGCACAGGCATCGAACATTCGTACCAAACAGCCGATACCACTGGTCTAATTTCTCTTTATTATCTATTCGACAAAACAGTGGATGCCAACAACCTTTCAGGCCGAATTCAACATCAGCAGAAGCTTGGATCGGTTAATTTTAATTTTACCGGTGACTATCGGCAGAACAATTATCTCTACTTCCCCGGTACAACCTCACAGGATTACAATGCAACCTTTAGTCATTTTGAAAATGTGTCGAGCACTTCGCTTTCAATCCGACGAAACATGAGCAGTGGGTATGGAAATTACTCGTCAGATACAATCTCATTTCGACATGACCGAAGGTTTTCAAATAAGCTCAGCGGGCAGTTTTCGACCGATCTTCGTACGTACAAGTCATCAAGCTTCCAGGGAATTGCTGATCGTGAGATGGAATCAGGCTTTGACCTGCGCTTTGATGACCATAAATTTTCGGCTTCCTTGGTTGCAAGCAAGCGCTTTGATCTTGATGGTGACGAATTCACCGGAGACCAGTTCTACAGCAGTCTTGACCGACTGCCTGAAATTTCGGTCGAAACAGACACATACCGTGGCGGTATGAAGTTGCCATTTCCAGCAAGGCTTAGGTTCACCACAGGGAGATATCACGAGGAACCATCGGGCGTTACAAGCGACCGCTTTATGTTTGAGATGGATATACTTGGCAAGTCGTATGACTTTGGAAAGAATGAATTAAATATATCCGCTGGGTTTCGACAGGCTTTCTACGCTAGTGATATGGCGCAGTACGTTTTGAGAACTAATGCTATCCTGACGACTAGGTTCAGCGATTATTTTAAAACTAGGTTAGCATACAACTACCAAGATCCTGAAGGGTATAGTCCATTTAGATTTGACTATTCTGGCAACTACAACTACCTCAGGTTAGTTATGGATTATGAGGATGATGAGGAGCTTAGATGGAGTTTAGCAACAGGTTACGATTTTCGTCAGCGGCAGTATCCTTGGCATGATTTGACTCTAAGGCTGACTGCCCGCCCGAAAGACATAATCGGCTATTCTATTTCTGCGGGATATAATCTAAATATTTCTAAGTGGCGTAATCTCGTTACTCGCATTCAGCTAGGTCAACCAGATAATTTGGCACTAGACCTAGGTTGTCGGTATGATGTTGAGCTCGGAAAAATAGCGCTACTTCGAAGTGTGTTCGATATACCAATGGGCAACAAATGGCGAATTAGCGGCTTAATAGGATGGAACGGTTTTGAGAAGAAATTTGATTATCGAAGTATTAAGCTGACCAGAGACCTACACTGCTGGGAGGCATCTTTGATTTGGACAGATGAAGTTGGTTTTCGTAAAGACCGCGGCATTAGACTCGATTTTCGCATTAAGGCATTTCCATTCAAGGAGAGATTTGGCATTGGTCAGTATGGCCAGGCTATCGACCCGAGTATGGGAGAATTTTATTACTAA